CCGCACGGCATGACACTGGTGTCCCACGGCGACGAGCGCCCCGTCTGGCTGATGTATGAGACGGTGCGCTACATCCACCAGCACCTCGGGGGCGACTACGACTGGTTCTTTTTCATGCAGGACGACACTTACGCCCACGCCGAGCAGGTCAAGGCCCTCGTGAGCCACCTCAGCATCAACCAGGACGTCTACTTGGGGCGGGCGGAGGAGTTCATCGGAGGGGAGGAGCATGCCCGGTATTGCCACGGGGGCTTTGGCTACCTGCTCTCCCGCAGTCTGCTGCTGAAGCTGCACCCCTACCTGGACAGCTGTCGTAACGAGATCCTCAGCGTGCGCCCGGACGAATGGCTGGGGCGATGTCTGGTGGACTTCCTGGGCATCAGCTGCGTCTCACAGCATCAGGTACTTCCCCTggccggaggggaggggagggtcctggGAGGGCtctgctctggcagcaggaggCTGGCTTGCGGCCCACCCTCGAGCAAGCGAGCGAGCAGGCAGCTGCCTCCAGGCTGGCGGCACCCCTGCAAACTGTGCCGGCTGTGGGCAGTGGGGAAGCCCCTCTGCTGCTTCTCTCGGAGTATCTTCCCAGCTGAGGGTGCTGGGAAGCCGTGCTTGGAGGAGAGCATCCCGCCTCTCTCAGCTTCTCGGGTCTGTGACTTGAGAGCACTGTGCCTGCATGGCCTGGTTGGGGTTGGGGAGGAAAGTTAACAGGGGAGAATTAAGGGTCCAATTCCTCCACTGGAGGGAGACTCAGAATGCTCTGTTccgatagaagaagaagaagaagaagaaatgagatctatatcccgccctccgccctgactctgaatctcagagcagcctgcagtctcctttccctccctgtgaggtgggcggggctgagagggatgGAGTATGGGGGGCGGGTGGAGAGTTGGGGGAACTTGCTGGCTGAGCTGAAGGCTCTCAAGGCAGGAGGCTGAAGGACTCGATGGTGCGGTGGCAGAGAGCCGCAAAGTCTGTCCGTCTTCTCCCCCCGCCCAGGGCCAGCCGTACCTGACTTACGAGCTCGCCAAGAATGCAGACCCAGAGGAGGCAGaggggcagggcttttggggggcggCTGCTGTGCACCCCGTCACGGAGGCCTCCCTCATGTTCCGCTTGCACAGGAGGTTCAGCAGGATGCAGCTGGAGAAGACCTACCAAGAGATCGAGCAGCTGCAGGTAGCGGAAGGGCCCTGggtgggctgggggtgggggggtggctggCTGCTTGCAGGAGGCAGGTGTGGGGGCTGCTCTGAGCTCCACCTGGGGTGGGGGATCCAGTGCTTCGATTTAGGGTTCTGATCTCAGGGACCTGGTGCCAGTTCCCTTCCTCACGTGGGTTGGCATGAAACCTGGGCAGCCCTCCGTGGTccggtggggcagagagagagagaaccctgGGCTGGGGCATGCAGGCGCTGGCTTCAGGGAAGGCGGGGTGGGAAGAGGACTCCCTCCGGGGGATCCCACCCTGTCGTCAGggtgcagtgggggggggacccGACTGGCTGGCGTCTGAGTCGCAGAAAGGAGCGATGTGGCAACTTGAGGCTAACTGACTGACACCATCGGGTCCTTTGTTGGGTCCCACCCactccattgggggggggggtctgtgggGAGGGGCTGTAGAGGCCTTCCTTCCAGGTGTCTTGCTTCTGTCCCAGCCGAGCAGCTGGGACTGCTGTCCTTGTGCCTGCCTGGGGGCTGCCTTCCTGGGAAGTTTGCATCTCCCCCCGCTTGGAATTCCCACAGAGGAGGCGGGCAGGGATGTGCCAGACCTTGGTCATCTCCCAAAGACCTTGTGGCGGCTGGCTGCAGAAGCATTTGTGGACTAGGAGCCACGCCCCCAGAAAGGCAATGGGGAACCACGAGCAGCAGGAATGCACACCGAACGatggtggagggggagggaggttatACAGCCTCGGGGGAGTGGAGGAGTCAGAGCTTAGGAAGTTTCAATGgacatttcttgtatttcatggcTTTACGTGCCTCCCCGGTCCTCCCCCCCTCAGGTGTATTTAGCATTGAGTCAGCAAACAAATGTTTTGTGCGTCTGCAGACGTCTTCCTCCTGGAGCTGCCGGGAGGCTCCGGCTGGCTTCCTTTCTGGGCAGGACATTCCTTTCTGGGCCCTGGACCTTCCAAGAGGcaggctgcttggcttcagagggGTGTAGGGTGGGCAGTTGCCGGCTGAACAACTGTGCTTTCTCTCCTTGGCAGATGCAAATCCGGAACCTGTCCTCACTGCTGCCAGCGGGCGAGGCTGGCCTGACGTGGCCAGTGGGCATCAGCGCCCCCTTTGTGCCCAGGTCCCGCTTtgaggtgattggctgggagtacTTCACGGAGCAGCACTCCTTTGCCTGTCCCAGCGGAGCCCCCAAGTGCCAGCTGGTGGGGGCCAGCAAGGCGGATGTGGGGGACGTCCTGCAGGCGGCCCTGGAGCAGCTGAACCGGCGCTACCAGCCCCAGCTGCGGTTCCACAAGCGGCAGCTGCTGAACGGCTACCGCCGCTTTGACCCGATGCGGGGCATGGAGTACCAGCTGGACCTGCTGCTGGAGGCCACCACCCAAAAGGGCCACGGGCGCCTTCTGGCCAAACGGGTGAGCCTCCTGCGGCCTCTCAGCAGGGTGGAAATCATCCCCATGCCTTACGTGACGGAGGCCACCCGGGTGCAGCTCGTGCTGCCCCTCACGGTGCAGGAGCGGGACTTTGCGGGCAGCTTCCTCGACACGTTTGCCATGAACGCCCTGGACATGCATGAGAATGCCCGCCTCCTGCTGCTGTTCGTCTACGACCCATACGATGCCCAGCGGGTCAgccaggtggatgtctttgcggGGGTGAAGGACATGGTGGCTGAGCTGGAGAAGCGCTACGTGGACGTGAAGATCCCCTGGGTCAGCGTCAAGACGGAGGTGCCTTCCCAGGTGAAGCTGATGGACATGGTCTCCAAGAAGCACCCGGTCGACACCCTCTTCTTCCTGGCCAGCGTCTGGACAGAGGTGACGGGGGAGGTCTTGAACCACTGCCGCATGAACGCCATCAGCAGCTGGCAGGTCTTCTTCCCGGTGCACTTCCAGGAGTTCAACCCCGTGCTGGCCTTCCGCGGGGAGCAGccggccccctcctcctccagcacGGACTTCCTGCGGGACGGGCACTTCGACCGACATGTCTTCGCTGAGGCCTGCTTCTACAACTCAGACTACATGGCTGCCCGCACCAAGCTGGCCGCAGACCTCCTGGACCGGGACGAGGCGCTGGAGGGGCTGGAGGTCTTTGACGTCTTCCTGCGCTACTCAGAGCTCCACCTCTTCCGGGCCGTGGAGCCGGGGCTGGTGCAGAAGTACGTCTTGAGGAGCTGCGACCCGCGGCTGAGTGAGGAGCTCTACCACCACTGCGTCCTGAGCAACCTGGAGGGGCTGGCCTCCCGCTCCCACCTGGCCGCGGCCCTCTTTGAGCAGGAGCAAGCCAACAGCACCTGAAGGAGGAGGACGAGGGCTGGGACCCGGGAGGAGGGAGCGCAGGGGTCTTACCGGAAGAGCCATTAAAACCGCAAGAGAGGCCACGCTCGTCCTGGCCGTCCATCTGCAGCTCTGCTCCTGCTGGCAGGCCTGGGGCGCTCATGCGCAGCGCTGGGCTACTTGGAATGCAAATGCTCCACGTCTCGGATTTGAGGTTCTGCTCTGAATAGCCACATGCTGCTTTGGTTTGTAACAGTAGGCTGCGTCTGAGGGGAGCCATAGCCCTGGAGGGGCTGGAGCGGCCTTGGGGCTGAGCCCCGTGGctgctcttctttctcctcctcctcttcctcggaGGCAGACAGCCGGCCTGCAGGGAGCAGAGTCAGAGTTGCCCCCAGCCCTGCTCCTGGGGAGGgtctctggctgctgctgctgcgggcaAAGCCCTTGCCAGAGCCTGAATGGGTGGGAGAACTGGCAGGCTCCTGGGGCTTGCCCCGCCAGGCTGGCTGCCACATTCCTGCCCTCTCTGAAGAAGGAGGAGAGAAGATTGGACttctaccccacctttcactggGAGTCTTGGAGGGGCtggcagtctcctttcccttcctctcgccACAACAGACAGACACTCTGGGGGGcaggtgggctgagagaactgctgtgagaactgtgactggtccaaggtctcccagctggctgcatgtggaggaggaggagtggggaatgagacCTCCCGGcactccaggttagagtccaccactGCACCCGGCTGGGTCCCAGGCTTGGCCTGTGGGGCAGAGCGCTGGTGCAGGGGAGAGGGGGCACATGAAGGAGTCTGTGCACAGGGTGGGCTGAATGTCtccactggggggtgggtgggttggatgGGGGGATCATTTGGGGCCTCCTGACtggaggatccccccccccccaatactggcACTCAAGGTTCCTGGTGGGCTGCTTGCTGCTTCATCACTCAGGAAGGAAGACCATCCGGCACTCGCTGCCCTGAAGTGTAGGGACAGTTTGTTGCTTTGCTGGCTGTAGGagtacataagaacgtaagagaagccatgttggatcaggccaatggcccctccagtccaacactctgtggcacataagaacataagaggagccctgttggatcaggccagtggcccacccagtccaacactgtatcacacagtggcaaaaatttttatatatacacacacactgtggctaatagccactgatggacctgtgctccatatttttatctaaacccctcttgaaggtggctatgcttgtggccgccaccacctcctgtggcagtgaattccacatgttaatcaccctttgggtgaagaagtacttccttttatccgttttaacctgtctgctcagcaatttcattgaatgcccacgagttcttgtattgtgagaaagggagaaaagtactgtatttttcacaccataaggcgctccggaggatagtaCGCACCTTCCTCCttgggggcgatccgctgcctctgcctctgatccggcgcttcccctgcgcctgcctgcctggctccatcttcttcaggcaagcgctgggatcgctccacgtggccccaccgcaaacccagcgcttcgcaagcgccagctgcggagggggcagcgtgcctcctccttgcctgtgtgcctagcttcagctgtgatgtttaaagcaagtgccgggatcgctccctccgccctccgatcccagcgcttgctttaaacatcacagcttaagccaggcacacaggcaaggaggaagcacccgccccctccgcaaacccagcactttgcgagcaccggctgtggagagggcagcgtgcttcctccttgccggcaggcaggcgcgggggaagcgcctggaggaagaggcagcggatccccccccaaaggtacgtaccttcggatcataagacgcacttttttgggggggaaagtgcgtcttatggtccgaaaaatacggtacttctttctctactttctccatatcatgcatcatcttgtaaacctctatcatgtcacctcgcagtcgacgtttctccaagctaaagagtcccaagcgtttcaacctttcttcatagggaaagtgttccagccctttaatcattctagttgtccttttctgcactttctccaatgctataatattctttttgaggtgcggcgaccagaactgcacacagtactccaaatgagaccgcaccatcgatttatacaggggcattatgatactggcttatttgttttcaattcccttcctaataattcccagcatggcgttggccttttttattgcaaacgcacactgtcttgacattttcagtgagttatctaccaggaccccaagatctctctcttggtcagtctctgccagttcacaccccatcaacttgtatttgtagctgggattcttggccccaatgtgcattactttgcacttggccacattgaaccgcatctgccatgttgacgcccactcacccagcctcaacagatccctttggagttcctcacaatcctctctggttctcaccaccctgaacaatttagtgtcatctgcaaacttggccacttcactgctcactcccaactctaaatcatttatgaacaagttaaaaaacatgggacccaataccgagccctgcggcaccccactgcttaccgtcctccactgcgaaggctgcccatttatattcactctctgcttcctattactcagccagtttttgatccacaagaggacctgtccttttactccatgactctcaagctttctaaggagcctttgatgaggaactttatcaaaagctttctggaagtcaaggtaacatctatcaggtctcctttgtccacatgtttgttcaccccctcaaagatatgtaacaggttagtgaggcaagatcttcccttgcagaacccatgctgagtcttcctcaataacccgtgttcatcaatgtgcctactcattctgtccttgataatggtttctaccaactttcccggtattgaagtcagactgactggcctgtaatttcccggatctcctctggaaccctttttaaagatgggggtgacatttgctaccttccagtgctcaggaacggaggcagatttcaatgaaagattacagatttttgttagaagatccacaagttcaactttgagttctttcagaactctcggatgtatgccatctggacccggtgacttattagtttttaatttgtctatcagttgtaggacctcctcttttgtcacttcaatctgacttgggtctttcaacaccccttccaaaattagtggttctggggcgggcaaaatgttctcgtcttccacagtgaagatggaggcaaaaaattcattcagcttctcagccatttccctatcctccttcagtaatccttttaccccatggtcatccaagggccccactgcctccctggctggtttcctacttctaatatattttaagaaaattttattgttggtctttatgttttttgcaatatgctcctcatagtccctttttgcctgcctgatcacagtcttgcatttgatttgccacagcctgtgttcccttttactaatctcacttggactggttttccaccgcttccACCGAGTGGGCTGGGCTGCTGTGCGAAGGACCGGCCTGCTGGCCTTCCCAGCTCAGTGGAACCACCACGTTCAGAGACAGCAGCAGGCCTCCGGCTGCAAGGGCCCCTCCCTGCCCGTCCCTGCCTGGCTTGCTGCATGGACTTTGGCCGGTGGGACAGTCCAGCAGGAGGGTGCTTCTTTGCCTCCTCTCTCTTTCAAACAGGATTTGGTTCCTGATAGTGTGCGCACAGGCATTCTCACATGCCCGGAGCCTGAGGAGAGTAGTTGTGTGTGTGCTGAAATGCTGCTtgctgctttagagcaggggcaCCAAACATCTGGGAGACtgccaacaacattttattccaggcatCAGCGCTTGTGTgcctgcacatttcttcagagagatggaggaggagccagagagagagggagtccTGTGGTGCTTGGAGAACCCccccttccagttctgacagcttgcattctttaatagtggaagggagcaagagtccaggaaccCTTTaatgactaacaacatttgtggcaaaaggagaagatactggattttataccccctgtccttcactctgcATCTCACAGTGCCTTACAACTTTCTTtaaaccttcctcccccacaacagacaacctgtgaggtgagtggggctgagagagctctcccagaagctgccctttcaaggacaacctttccaagagctatggctgacccaagaaaggttaaaacacctggggctctttagcctggagaaacgtcaactgaggtgacatgacagaggcgtacaagattatgcctgggatagagaaggtagagaatgaagtacttttctccctatctcacaaggcaagaacttgtggacattcaatgaaattgctgagcagttgggttagaacagataaaaggaagtccttcttcacccaaagggtgattaacacatggaattcactgccatgggaagtggcggcagctgcaagcatagacagcttcaagaggggattggataaacatggagcagaggtccatcagtggctcttagccacagtgcattgtgggaacactctgtctgaggcagtgatgctctgcattggTGCTTGGGGTGTGTATGGCCACAGtgtctggtgtcctggccccactgatggacctcctgatggtgcctggttttcttggcctctgtgtgacagagaattttggactggatgggccattggcctgatccaacagggcttctcttatgtgacacagagtgttggactggaggggccactggcctgatccaacatggcttctcttatgttcttatgtgacacagagtgttggactggatgggccactggcctgatccaacagggcttctcttatgttcttatgtgacacagagtgttggactgcatggggcactggcctgatccaacagggcttctcttatgttcttatgtgacacagagtgttggactggatgggccactggcctgatccagcagggcttctcttatgttcttatgtgacacagagtgttggactggatgggccattggcctgatccaacagggcttctcttatgttcttatgtgacacagagtgttggactggaggggccattggcctgatcccacagggcttctcttatgttcttatgtgacacagagtgttggactggaggggccactggcctgatccaacatggcttctcttgtgttcttaaggccatttcagcagctgcaagtggagaagtgtcaaatcaaacccttttctcccagataaacatctgcacacttaactactacactgaACTAGCGCTCTgtgagctttcttgagtcactgctcactagaGTGAAATGATTTCAGacaccaaatgacaatagcagacatgaaatctaggtctcaattcagtccaggaggatgccttgtcttgagcttcactatcagttgcaattcagcaatctctctGACCTCCCCTAGAAATTCtattgtaagagaactgctactcttagggcagCAACCAAATGCCCTGGAAGGTTAAAAGCCCACTgggttttgaatgttgtggtttctaagaACAGTAGAAAGTGTAAGAGCCAGCAGCACCGCAAAATATTATGGTAGGTAGGGTATGTTCTTTTGTGAGTGACCGCTGACCTGTTCAGGGAAGGTGTAATGGCATCGAGTCCACCTGctaaagcagccctttcctcccagGAGGAGACGGGTTCCTGTGcttgtctgaagcagcagcagaaaggagCTGGAGTCCTCCAGCAGCACCTTATGAAAGGGGAGACCCGTTGGTGGCTGGGGAAGATCTCATTTCTTCAGGGGTCCGGCTGAcaacccccttccttccctctcaacACCGGGGAATTGGGTGGGAACCAtcatcaaagagagaatgaggcaCATGGATGagcaaaagctattgaggaagactcagcatgggttctgtaagggaagatcttgcctcactaacctgttacgttctttgagggggtgaacaaatgtggacaaaggagacccaatagatgttgtttaccttgacttccagaaaacttttgataaagttcctcatcaaaggctccttagaagaagaagaagatgatattggatttatatcccaccctccactccgaagagtctcagagcggctcacaatctcctttaccttcctcccccacaacaaacaccttgtgaggtgggtggggctggagagggctctcacagcaactgccctttcaaggacaacttctgccagagctatggctgacccaaggccattccagcaggtgcaagtggaggagtggggaatcaaacccggttctcccagataagagtccgcacacttaaccactacaccaaactggctctccttagtaagcttgagagtcatggagtaaaaggacaagtcctcttgtggatcaaaaaatggctaattaataggaagcagagagtgagtataaatgggcaatttttgcagtggaagatggtaagcagtggggtgccgcagggctcagtactgggtcccatgctctttaacttgttcattaatgatttggagttgggagtaagcagtgaagtggccaagtttgcagatgacactaaattattcacgggggtgagaaccagagaggattgattgtgaggaactccagagggatctgttgaggctgggtgagtgggcgtcaacatagcaaatgaggttcaacgtggccaagtgcctggaggtaatgcacattgtggccaaaaatcctaactacaaatacaagttgatggggtgtgaactggcagagactgaccaagagagagatcttggggtcatggtagataactcactgaaaatgtcgaggcagtgtgcaattgcaataaaaaaggccaacaccatgctgggaattattaggaagggaattgaaaacaaatcagccagtatcataatgcccctgtataaattgatggtgcggtctcatttgaaatacggtgtacaattctggtcacctcaaaaaaaatattgcattggagaaagtgcagaaaacggcaactagtatttttattttatttggtccatttatattccaccttttcccagatgggctcagaatgatttaaagggttggaacacttttcgtatgaatcacagaatcatagagttagaagggacttccagcgtcatctagtccaaccccatccacaatgcaggaaactcacaaataccccctcccctacattcacaggatcttcattgctgtcagatggccatctagcctctgctgggaaacctccaaggaaggataatcatagaaccctagagttggaagggacctctagtccaaccccctgcacaatgcaggaaactcacaaacacctccccctaaattcacaggatcttcattgctgtcagatgaccatctagcctctgtttaaaaacctccaaggaaggagaacccaccacctcctgaggaagtctgttccactgagaaaccactctaatggttaggaagttcttcctaatgttgagccggaaactcttttgatttaatttcaaccaactggttctggtcctaccttctggggccacagaaaacaattccacaccatcctctatatgacagcccttcaagtactcgatggtgatcatatcacctctcagccacctcctctccaggctaaacatccccagctctttcaacttttcctcataggacttggtctcaccaccttcatcgccctcctctggacccgatCCAGCtttatatcctccttaaaatgtggtgcccaaaactgaacacaagactccaggtgaggtcttgccagagcaaagtgataccatcacttcacatgatctggacactatacttctgttgataccaaaactgcatttgcctttttcgccactgcatcacactgttgactcatgttcagcgtatggtccactaagacccctagaccaggggtgtcaaacttatttgttctgagggctggatctgacataaatgagaccttgtcgggctgggctgggccgtgtcaggctggaccatgggtgtacttatttaagattaggtagcagagatataaactttctaaaggccacagagaaacacaactaaagattttttaaaaaaaaaactcaaaaaatgctgaaaacattagctctttttagtcttaaaggtgctttctttgtatttctcccctgggatccagggaactgggcaaaggaagcacatgctgtttccctcctcccaaggggaccaggagggggaggagccacacCCAAtaagaaaattgaggttttgttctgtagcacctgtgcagttgagcaagccttgcaaagcaagttgagatgcagaaggaagcaagagagagtaaGAAGgtagcagacaagagccagttgcttgggggtctgataggagcactctgggggcctgctttggcccctgggccaaatgttggacacccctgccctagattcttttcgcacatactactgctaagacaagtctcccccatcctgtaatcatgcattggatttttcctacctaaatgcagaactttacatttatccctgttaaaattcattttattggttttatccaAGTTTTCCAGccttgaagaaaggttaaaatgctgcgggctctttagcttggagaaacgtcgactgaggggtgaccaTAGAgatttgcaagattatgcatggggtagagaaagaagtacttttctccctttctcacaatatgagaacttgtgggcactcaatgaaattgctgagcagtcggtttagaatggctaaaaggaagtccttcatccaaaggatgattaacgtgtggaactcactgccacaggaggtggcggcagcagcaagcatagacagcttcaagaggggattggatcaacatatggcgcagaggtccatcagtggctattagtcacaacgtattgatgaaactctgtctggggcagcgatgctctgtcttcttggtgctggggggggcacagtgggaggacttccagtgtcctg
This portion of the Heteronotia binoei isolate CCM8104 ecotype False Entrance Well chromosome 10, APGP_CSIRO_Hbin_v1, whole genome shotgun sequence genome encodes:
- the CHPF2 gene encoding chondroitin sulfate glucuronyltransferase, yielding MRAGRVVGWLRPGLPLLLGLSLGCSLSLLRVSWSQGGGEAAGDPCGDPPGRPPQQPAGPQDAFRPRLVPYARDPGKPYKKVLRTRYVQTELGFRERLFVAVLSSKATLNTLAVAVNKTVAHHFSHLLYFTGLRGAKAPHGMTLVSHGDERPVWLMYETVRYIHQHLGGDYDWFFFMQDDTYAHAEQVKALVSHLSINQDVYLGRAEEFIGGEEHARYCHGGFGYLLSRSLLLKLHPYLDSCRNEILSVRPDEWLGRCLVDFLGISCVSQHQGQPYLTYELAKNADPEEAEGQGFWGAAAVHPVTEASLMFRLHRRFSRMQLEKTYQEIEQLQMQIRNLSSLLPAGEAGLTWPVGISAPFVPRSRFEVIGWEYFTEQHSFACPSGAPKCQLVGASKADVGDVLQAALEQLNRRYQPQLRFHKRQLLNGYRRFDPMRGMEYQLDLLLEATTQKGHGRLLAKRVSLLRPLSRVEIIPMPYVTEATRVQLVLPLTVQERDFAGSFLDTFAMNALDMHENARLLLLFVYDPYDAQRVSQVDVFAGVKDMVAELEKRYVDVKIPWVSVKTEVPSQVKLMDMVSKKHPVDTLFFLASVWTEVTGEVLNHCRMNAISSWQVFFPVHFQEFNPVLAFRGEQPAPSSSSTDFLRDGHFDRHVFAEACFYNSDYMAARTKLAADLLDRDEALEGLEVFDVFLRYSELHLFRAVEPGLVQKYVLRSCDPRLSEELYHHCVLSNLEGLASRSHLAAALFEQEQANST